A genomic region of Sulfobacillus acidophilus DSM 10332 contains the following coding sequences:
- a CDS encoding flagellar biosynthesis protein FliO (PFAM: Flagellar biosynthesis protein, FliO~TIGRFAM: flagellar biosynthetic protein FliO~COGs: COG3190 Flagellar biogenesis protein~InterPro IPR007442~KEGG: dma:DMR_46190 putative flagellar protein FliO~PFAM: Flagellar biosynthesis protein, FliO~SPTR: Putative flagellar protein FliO): MGIGIFFRFLWAMVLVVGLAYGAARMLKKIGFGRTSPSRYLTQIDYLPLGPKRGVALVQIVDRTVALGVTDESVSLLMDIDPQAMAERAPMTLEAADGGVSFSQFTEELVKRLRRERP; the protein is encoded by the coding sequence ATGGGAATAGGCATATTTTTCCGGTTTCTTTGGGCGATGGTGCTGGTGGTCGGGCTGGCCTATGGCGCCGCTCGCATGCTCAAAAAAATCGGATTTGGCCGGACTAGTCCGTCACGGTATTTAACCCAAATTGATTATCTGCCGCTTGGGCCCAAACGAGGGGTCGCCCTCGTTCAAATCGTCGATCGGACGGTTGCGTTAGGGGTGACCGACGAGTCGGTTTCCCTTTTGATGGACATCGACCCCCAAGCGATGGCCGAACGCGCCCCCATGACGCTTGAGGCGGCCGACGGCGGGGTATCCTTCTCCCAGTTTACGGAAGAACTGGTTAAACGATTGCGACGGGAGCGACCATGA
- a CDS encoding Phosphoglycerate dehydrogenase (PFAM: D-isomer specific 2-hydroxyacid dehydrogenase, NAD binding domain; D-isomer specific 2-hydroxyacid dehydrogenase, catalytic domain~COGs: COG0111 Phosphoglycerate dehydrogenase and related dehydrogenase~InterPro IPR006139:IPR006140~KEGG: reu:Reut_B3530 D-isomer specific 2-hydroxyacid dehydrogenase, catalytic region:D-isomer specific 2-hydroxyacid dehydrogenase, NAD-binding~PFAM: D-isomer specific 2-hydroxyacid dehydrogenase, NAD-binding; D-isomer specific 2-hydroxyacid dehydrogenase, catalytic region~PRIAM: Phosphoglycerate dehydrogenase~SPTR: D-isomer specific 2-hydroxyacid dehydrogenase, catalytic region:D-isomer specific 2-hydroxyacid dehydrogenase, NAD-binding;~manually curated), protein MIVISEWIDPGAEASLPDYPFPVRYDPDLWRQPEALADALSQATAWIVRNRTPVTAPWLLKAPRLQVIGRLGVGLDNIDLDACRERGLPVVYAKSANAAAVVEYVLTALLWSVRPWIDWVPRTKAGEWNRRLGGHELFGRTLGILGLGDIGSRVARTAHQLGMRVIAYDPHVSPFHALASDGTVMLADSLEAVLETADAVTLHLPQSPHTRHLMNASRLERMKPQATLINTARGALIDEQALYAVLSQGHLRHVFLDVREEEPPPEPDPLAAISRVYLTPHIAGLTEEALSRTTRLVLQDVRLVLEGKRARNVVRHP, encoded by the coding sequence ATTATCGTCATTAGCGAATGGATCGATCCCGGTGCCGAAGCCAGTCTGCCCGATTACCCGTTTCCCGTAAGGTACGATCCCGATCTCTGGCGGCAACCGGAGGCGTTAGCCGACGCACTGAGCCAGGCCACCGCCTGGATCGTGCGCAATCGGACCCCGGTGACCGCCCCCTGGCTTTTGAAGGCCCCACGGTTACAAGTCATCGGGCGTCTCGGGGTCGGGCTGGATAACATCGATTTGGACGCATGCCGGGAGCGGGGTCTACCCGTCGTTTATGCCAAAAGCGCCAATGCCGCCGCGGTTGTCGAATATGTTCTGACCGCTTTACTGTGGAGTGTGCGGCCGTGGATCGATTGGGTTCCCCGGACCAAGGCCGGCGAATGGAATCGACGGCTGGGAGGTCACGAACTTTTCGGACGAACCTTGGGCATTCTGGGGCTCGGGGATATCGGTAGCCGGGTTGCACGGACCGCGCATCAATTGGGCATGCGAGTCATCGCCTATGATCCCCACGTCTCCCCCTTTCACGCCTTGGCTAGTGACGGCACGGTGATGTTGGCGGATTCGTTGGAAGCCGTGCTTGAGACGGCCGATGCCGTCACGCTCCACCTGCCCCAAAGCCCGCATACGCGGCATCTGATGAACGCGTCCCGCCTAGAACGCATGAAACCGCAAGCGACACTCATCAACACCGCCCGGGGGGCCTTAATCGATGAACAGGCCTTATATGCCGTCCTCTCACAGGGTCATTTACGTCACGTGTTTTTGGATGTGCGCGAAGAGGAGCCGCCCCCGGAACCCGATCCGTTGGCGGCCATCTCCCGCGTCTATCTCACCCCGCATATTGCCGGGCTCACCGAAGAAGCGCTTTCCCGCACTACGCGTCTCGTCCTGCAGGACGTTCGGCTGGTCCTTGAAGGTAAGCGCGCCCGCAACGTAGTCCGTCACCCCTAA
- a CDS encoding amidohydrolase (PFAM: Peptidase family M20/M25/M40; Peptidase dimerisation domain~TIGRFAM: amidohydrolase~COGs: COG1473 Metal-dependent amidase/aminoacylase/carboxypeptidase~InterPro IPR010168:IPR002933:IPR011650~KEGG: tmt:Tmath_0640 amidohydrolase~PFAM: Peptidase M20; Peptidase M20, dimerisation~PRIAM: N-acetyldiaminopimelate deacetylase~SPTR: Putative aminohydrolase;~TIGRFAM: Peptidase M20D, amidohydrolase), whose product MIEHDRDWQVIEPWMLEIRRAIHQYPELGLDTPRTAALVETKLDELGIRHERVIDNGIKGWLGPQEGPALLLRADMDALPIEERNDLPFKSAISGRMHACGHDTHTAMLLGAARYLKIHETDLKRPVVLMFQPGEEGPGGALPMIEAGILDHPTVTQAAMVHISSELPSGKIGLRGGPAMGACDDFRVVISGRGGHGSSPQVGVDAIYVASAVIQAVQALVSREQNPFDPLVISIGTIQGGYRENVIADRVEMTGTIRSMTPATRERAVARFQEVVEGVARSHRATVDVMMDPGYPPLVADEAWVRQIHDILSQELDPDRVVSVGPTLGVEDFAYVAARVPAAVLSVGIQGPLLTTGLHSAGLMVDESALKVGAAGLAALALHAR is encoded by the coding sequence ATGATTGAGCACGATCGCGATTGGCAAGTCATTGAGCCCTGGATGCTAGAGATTCGGCGGGCCATTCATCAATATCCTGAATTGGGGCTCGATACCCCGCGTACGGCCGCTTTGGTGGAGACCAAGTTAGACGAACTGGGAATTCGCCATGAACGCGTGATTGACAATGGCATCAAGGGCTGGCTTGGACCCCAAGAGGGGCCGGCTCTTTTGTTGCGGGCCGATATGGATGCGCTGCCGATTGAAGAGCGCAATGACTTGCCGTTTAAATCAGCCATTTCGGGTCGGATGCATGCTTGTGGGCACGACACTCATACGGCCATGTTACTGGGAGCCGCTCGCTATCTTAAAATCCACGAAACGGATCTTAAACGGCCGGTGGTGCTGATGTTTCAGCCGGGAGAAGAGGGGCCTGGGGGTGCTCTCCCGATGATTGAAGCCGGGATATTAGACCATCCGACGGTAACTCAGGCAGCGATGGTCCACATTTCGTCCGAATTGCCGAGCGGTAAAATCGGCCTCCGGGGGGGGCCGGCCATGGGGGCGTGTGACGACTTTCGGGTGGTGATATCCGGACGCGGCGGTCACGGTTCGTCTCCCCAGGTGGGGGTAGACGCGATTTATGTGGCCAGCGCAGTGATTCAAGCCGTCCAAGCATTGGTTAGCCGGGAGCAAAACCCGTTTGATCCTTTAGTCATTAGTATTGGAACTATTCAAGGCGGCTATCGGGAAAATGTCATTGCCGATCGGGTGGAGATGACCGGCACTATCCGATCGATGACGCCGGCTACGCGTGAGCGGGCCGTGGCACGCTTCCAAGAGGTTGTCGAGGGCGTGGCTCGTAGCCACCGGGCTACGGTGGATGTGATGATGGACCCGGGGTATCCGCCACTGGTGGCCGACGAGGCCTGGGTCCGGCAAATTCATGATATCTTATCGCAGGAGTTAGACCCGGATCGGGTGGTTTCGGTCGGTCCGACGCTCGGCGTTGAGGATTTTGCATATGTGGCGGCACGAGTTCCGGCGGCCGTGCTCTCCGTCGGCATTCAGGGCCCGTTGTTGACTACCGGGCTTCATTCGGCCGGGCTTATGGTCGACGAAAGCGCCTTGAAAGTGGGGGCCGCCGGATTGGCGGCGTTGGCACTCCACGCCCGTTAG
- a CDS encoding ABC-type transporter, integral membrane subunit (PFAM: Binding-protein-dependent transport system inner membrane component~COGs: COG0601 ABC-type dipeptide/oligopeptide/nickel transport systems permease components~InterPro IPR000515~KEGG: aac:Aaci_2259 binding-protein-dependent transport systems inner membrane component~PFAM: Binding-protein-dependent transport systems inner membrane component~SPTR: Binding-protein-dependent transport systems inner membrane component), translated as MAKYVLYRIIQAIPALIGITIIGFFLVHIVPGGPAQAILGARATPAKIAEVNRIYGLNKPIIVQYVIWLGQLLHGNLGQSYFYNQSVVSLIAINLPRTLAIVGIGVVVAHLMSILLGSLQAYYRNTVFDYVATAISYFFYSMPTFWLAIILILVFSIDLNWFPSGGLSNPLNPNPGFGSWLAHSTLPIVTIILVTVAGWGRYMRTAMEETLVQDYIRTARAKGIKETVVVLKHGLRNSVLPLITLLGFSIPNLFAGALYVEVVFNYPGMGLLFWDAALQRDYPVIMGIVVITGVLTIVGNLLADLLYGLVDPRIKYT; from the coding sequence ATGGCCAAATACGTACTGTATCGCATCATTCAGGCCATTCCGGCTTTAATTGGGATTACCATCATCGGCTTCTTTTTGGTGCACATCGTACCCGGAGGACCGGCGCAGGCGATCTTGGGGGCACGCGCCACCCCGGCAAAAATTGCCGAGGTGAATCGGATTTATGGCCTGAACAAACCGATTATTGTCCAATATGTGATTTGGTTAGGGCAGCTGTTGCACGGAAACCTCGGCCAATCCTATTTTTACAATCAATCGGTGGTCAGCCTGATTGCCATTAACTTGCCGCGCACGTTGGCGATTGTGGGAATCGGGGTGGTGGTGGCCCATTTGATGTCGATTTTGCTGGGGAGTTTGCAGGCGTATTACCGGAATACGGTATTCGATTACGTCGCAACCGCCATCAGCTATTTCTTCTATTCCATGCCGACTTTTTGGTTGGCGATTATTTTGATTTTGGTGTTCTCCATCGACTTGAACTGGTTTCCCTCGGGTGGCCTGTCCAACCCTTTAAATCCCAATCCCGGGTTTGGATCGTGGCTCGCTCATAGCACGCTTCCCATTGTGACCATTATTTTGGTCACCGTAGCCGGTTGGGGCCGGTACATGCGGACCGCGATGGAAGAGACCTTAGTGCAAGATTACATTCGGACGGCCCGTGCGAAAGGCATTAAGGAGACGGTGGTTGTCCTTAAGCATGGCCTAAGAAATTCCGTATTACCGCTTATCACGCTGTTGGGGTTTTCCATCCCCAACTTGTTTGCCGGAGCTCTATATGTCGAGGTGGTATTCAACTACCCCGGGATGGGGCTCTTGTTCTGGGATGCGGCACTTCAGCGCGACTATCCGGTTATTATGGGAATTGTCGTGATTACCGGGGTGCTCACCATTGTAGGGAATTTGCTGGCGGATCTTCTGTATGGATTGGTCGATCCCCGGATCAAATATACGTAA
- a CDS encoding ABC-type transporter, integral membrane subunit (PFAM: Binding-protein-dependent transport system inner membrane component~COGs: COG1173 ABC-type dipeptide/oligopeptide/nickel transport systems permease components~InterPro IPR000515~KEGG: aac:Aaci_2260 binding-protein-dependent transport systems inner membrane component~PFAM: Binding-protein-dependent transport systems inner membrane component~SPTR: Binding-protein-dependent transport systems inner membrane component), whose amino-acid sequence MATAELQLNPPPPDAAEREGASREWRTFWKNPLAWFGVIVLLLLVLFSFVGPLLYHANPYTPNLTDTLAPPGGQYPLGTDSLGRDVLIRMMVGGQLSLEVGFAAALVTMVIGVVYGLISGYVGGWVDVVMMRIVDILYAIPGLFLLLFLDSVFRPNATLLVFVIAVVSWFGVARLVRGEVLSLKQREYVEAARALGTGNLRIMLRHLLPNVMGVVVVATTLQVANAILTVAGLSFLGLGLPPPTPNWGEMLSSSMNYMFQNAWWLIYPPGLAILLVELSVNFIGDALRQAFDPRLRS is encoded by the coding sequence ATGGCGACTGCGGAACTGCAATTGAATCCGCCGCCTCCGGACGCCGCGGAACGGGAAGGGGCTTCGCGCGAATGGCGCACCTTTTGGAAAAATCCGCTGGCGTGGTTTGGCGTGATCGTCTTGTTGCTGCTCGTGCTGTTTTCGTTTGTCGGGCCGCTGTTGTATCACGCCAATCCGTATACCCCGAACCTCACGGATACGTTGGCGCCTCCGGGTGGCCAATATCCATTAGGGACGGATAGTTTGGGGCGAGACGTCTTAATCCGCATGATGGTCGGCGGGCAATTGTCGTTGGAAGTCGGATTTGCCGCGGCGTTGGTCACCATGGTTATTGGGGTGGTCTACGGACTGATCTCCGGATATGTTGGTGGCTGGGTCGACGTGGTGATGATGCGTATCGTGGATATCCTGTATGCCATTCCCGGGTTGTTTTTGTTGTTGTTTTTGGATTCGGTGTTTCGCCCGAATGCTACCTTGCTGGTCTTCGTCATTGCCGTGGTCTCCTGGTTTGGGGTCGCGCGGTTAGTGCGTGGCGAAGTCTTGTCGCTGAAGCAGCGGGAATATGTCGAAGCCGCTCGGGCATTGGGTACCGGTAACCTTCGGATTATGTTGCGTCACCTGCTGCCCAATGTTATGGGCGTTGTGGTGGTAGCGACGACGCTTCAGGTGGCCAACGCCATTTTAACGGTCGCCGGGTTAAGTTTTTTGGGTCTGGGGCTTCCGCCGCCGACGCCGAACTGGGGCGAAATGCTCTCCAGCAGTATGAACTACATGTTCCAAAACGCCTGGTGGCTCATCTATCCCCCGGGGTTGGCGATATTGTTGGTGGAGCTGTCGGTCAACTTTATCGGGGATGCGCTGCGTCAGGCCTTTGATCCCCGGTTACGGAGCTAG
- a CDS encoding amino acid/polyamine/organocation transporter, APC superfamily (PFAM: Amino acid permease~COGs: COG0531 Amino acid transporter~InterPro IPR004841~KEGG: aac:Aaci_2503 amino acid permease-associated region~PFAM: Amino acid permease-associated region~SPTR: Amino acid permease-associated region; TC 2.A.3): MREPEAPRRALSLFDLVMLGVGGLVGSGWLFSAQAAATIAGPASMISWILGGLGVSLIGITFAELSTLIPETGGIIRYPEISHGSLVSFLMGWAVIISYAGMPAIEAEAALQYAQNYWPGLYNAAAGTLTSRGLLIATVLLVGFFFLNWIGVKVFARINSQITWIKLVVPLGTALVLLAHGFHAQNWTADGGFWPHGWAGVFSAISTGGIVFTFTGYRTIFDLAGEARSPSRDLSRALIFALIFVGVVYLMLQLAFISAVPPRLLRGGWSTLHFNAPFANLAVALNLSWLSMILYADAAVSPLGTGLVYAAAFPRTVYALSKNGSVPAFFQRLNRFHVPGPATIISFLIGWTFLLPFPSWQKMVGILSSATIITYMMGPIAAAALRRSAPDWPRPFRLPGLSWIGPVGFIVGSLIFYWGGWSTNRWMALFLAIGAVIYASYSYRLAGRPRTDVTRHGLWLVVYFVGMLCLSALGSSNFGGRNWIPAPFDQIVVSLFSLIIYYWGIASAKPVAYQVDQNASDSDLATPAPIAQR; this comes from the coding sequence ATGCGCGAACCGGAGGCTCCACGCCGAGCGTTGAGCCTGTTTGACCTGGTCATGTTAGGGGTCGGCGGGCTCGTGGGATCGGGCTGGCTATTTAGCGCCCAAGCCGCTGCCACGATTGCGGGGCCGGCTTCGATGATTTCCTGGATTTTAGGCGGTCTCGGCGTTTCTTTGATTGGGATCACCTTTGCCGAATTGTCGACCCTGATTCCGGAAACCGGGGGCATTATCCGCTATCCGGAAATTTCTCATGGTAGCTTGGTGAGCTTTCTGATGGGGTGGGCCGTGATTATCTCTTATGCCGGCATGCCCGCCATTGAAGCCGAGGCCGCCTTACAATACGCCCAAAATTACTGGCCGGGCCTTTATAATGCGGCAGCCGGCACGTTAACGTCACGAGGCCTACTCATCGCCACCGTTTTGCTGGTGGGATTTTTCTTCCTCAATTGGATTGGGGTTAAGGTCTTTGCCCGGATTAATTCGCAAATCACCTGGATTAAATTGGTGGTGCCCTTAGGAACCGCCCTGGTTCTCTTGGCGCATGGTTTTCATGCCCAAAACTGGACGGCGGACGGAGGCTTTTGGCCTCACGGGTGGGCCGGCGTCTTTTCGGCCATCTCCACCGGAGGTATTGTCTTTACCTTTACGGGATACCGGACCATCTTTGACTTGGCCGGAGAAGCCCGCTCCCCTTCCCGCGATTTAAGCCGGGCCCTCATATTTGCCTTAATTTTTGTCGGCGTGGTCTATCTTATGCTGCAATTGGCGTTTATTAGTGCCGTGCCGCCCCGTCTGTTACGCGGCGGATGGTCGACCCTGCACTTTAACGCACCGTTCGCCAACTTGGCGGTGGCCCTCAACTTAAGTTGGCTGAGCATGATCTTATATGCGGACGCCGCCGTGTCCCCGCTCGGAACCGGGCTGGTTTATGCGGCCGCTTTTCCCCGCACCGTTTACGCTTTATCCAAAAACGGGTCGGTGCCGGCGTTCTTTCAGCGGCTCAACCGTTTTCACGTGCCGGGACCGGCCACGATTATCAGTTTCCTCATCGGCTGGACCTTTTTACTCCCCTTTCCCAGTTGGCAAAAGATGGTCGGCATCTTATCCAGCGCCACGATTATCACCTACATGATGGGCCCGATTGCCGCGGCCGCGTTGCGTCGGAGCGCCCCCGATTGGCCCCGACCGTTTCGCCTGCCCGGACTGAGTTGGATCGGTCCCGTAGGGTTTATTGTCGGCAGCTTGATTTTTTACTGGGGCGGCTGGTCCACTAATCGGTGGATGGCACTCTTTCTAGCGATTGGTGCCGTAATCTACGCGAGTTATAGCTACCGCTTGGCCGGTCGTCCACGTACCGATGTCACCCGCCACGGCCTATGGTTGGTGGTCTATTTCGTGGGCATGTTGTGTCTTTCGGCACTAGGATCGTCGAATTTTGGCGGACGCAATTGGATTCCCGCCCCATTTGATCAAATTGTTGTATCTTTATTCTCCCTGATTATTTACTATTGGGGTATAGCATCGGCCAAGCCGGTCGCCTATCAGGTCGATCAAAACGCGTCGGATTCAGACCTGGCGACACCGGCCCCGATCGCCCAACGTTGA
- a CDS encoding ABC-type transporter, periplasmic subunit (PFAM: Bacterial extracellular solute-binding proteins, family 5 Middle~COGs: COG0747 ABC-type dipeptide transport system periplasmic component~InterPro IPR000914~KEGG: aac:Aaci_2492 extracellular solute-binding protein family 5~PFAM: Bacterial extracellular solute-binding protein, family 5~SPTR: Extracellular solute-binding protein family 5), translated as MRPIYPMLAAALLPLGLAACGSSSSANPSAGSTGVPSTVVVALANQTSPNWFFPETSLVAATVVNVQMASLMYKPLIMMNAQDEPNYERSLADSISWNADGTVYTIHLNPKWHWSNGQPVTANDVVFTWNVMKAASAPNAPWAYSGQGFGGVPSLWQSVTADGPHTVVVTLTTPRNPQWFIRNGLGQIFPVPAQVWNKYPQNMTAELQFINSVGNSPNNAVYKVVDGPYQFLGYQANNYWAFVPNPHYDGHRSAIKKLVFQYETSSASMFSSLKTGTVNVGYLPPSLIKSENQLTQDEIKPVYTLGFNYIVPNFSPQAPGGIAQAFRELDVRQALQMGIDQNAIIHDFYHGYAVMDDTTLAPKPATPFFDPALAKNPYPFNPAAGKALLLAHGWREVNGVMTKNGIALKFDFIYASGSETATNIAELLKNDWAQEGIQVNLVSQPFDTVVSYSPANASKWALISWDQGSTGGWTYGTDPYPTGGGLFGTGGAENSGSYSDPTMDRLIQKTYAPGTTQQTLQALYAYEEYAAHQLPGLFIPWNATILVHSKSLTHVVQSFNPVGGIFSPNYWTWQP; from the coding sequence GTGCGTCCGATTTATCCTATGCTAGCGGCCGCCCTCTTGCCCTTGGGGCTGGCCGCCTGCGGCTCGTCGTCGTCCGCCAATCCGTCGGCGGGTTCCACCGGTGTCCCCAGCACGGTGGTCGTCGCGTTAGCCAACCAAACGTCCCCCAACTGGTTTTTTCCCGAGACGTCTTTAGTCGCCGCGACGGTGGTCAACGTTCAAATGGCCTCGTTAATGTATAAACCGCTCATTATGATGAACGCTCAAGATGAGCCGAACTATGAGCGGTCGCTGGCCGACTCGATAAGCTGGAATGCCGACGGCACGGTCTATACGATTCACTTGAACCCGAAATGGCATTGGTCCAACGGTCAGCCCGTCACTGCCAATGATGTGGTGTTTACCTGGAACGTGATGAAAGCCGCCAGCGCTCCCAATGCACCTTGGGCCTATTCCGGCCAAGGTTTTGGAGGCGTACCCTCGCTTTGGCAAAGCGTCACCGCCGACGGCCCCCATACCGTCGTGGTCACGTTGACGACCCCGCGAAATCCCCAATGGTTTATTCGCAACGGTTTAGGGCAAATTTTCCCGGTTCCCGCCCAGGTCTGGAACAAGTATCCCCAAAACATGACGGCCGAATTACAGTTTATCAATTCGGTGGGCAACTCGCCGAACAACGCCGTTTACAAAGTGGTGGACGGGCCCTATCAATTCCTCGGCTATCAAGCCAATAACTACTGGGCGTTTGTCCCCAACCCGCATTATGACGGCCATCGGTCCGCCATCAAAAAGCTCGTTTTCCAGTACGAAACATCCTCGGCCAGCATGTTTTCGTCTTTGAAGACAGGAACCGTCAATGTCGGATACTTACCGCCCTCGCTCATCAAGTCGGAAAATCAATTGACGCAGGACGAGATCAAGCCGGTTTATACGCTCGGCTTTAATTACATTGTGCCGAATTTTAGTCCCCAAGCACCCGGCGGCATCGCCCAGGCGTTCCGCGAGTTGGATGTCCGCCAAGCCTTACAAATGGGCATCGATCAAAATGCGATTATCCATGACTTCTATCATGGGTATGCGGTCATGGACGATACCACGCTCGCTCCTAAACCCGCAACACCCTTTTTTGACCCGGCCTTGGCCAAAAACCCCTATCCCTTCAATCCGGCAGCCGGTAAAGCGTTGTTGTTGGCGCATGGATGGCGGGAGGTCAACGGGGTGATGACCAAAAACGGGATCGCCTTAAAATTTGACTTTATCTACGCCTCCGGTAGCGAAACGGCCACCAATATTGCCGAGCTCTTGAAAAACGATTGGGCACAAGAAGGTATTCAGGTCAACTTGGTTTCGCAACCGTTTGACACGGTTGTGAGCTACAGTCCCGCTAATGCGTCCAAGTGGGCGTTAATCTCCTGGGATCAAGGCTCAACCGGCGGATGGACTTACGGCACGGACCCCTATCCCACCGGCGGCGGGCTTTTCGGTACCGGAGGGGCGGAAAATTCCGGCAGCTACAGTGATCCGACGATGGACAGGCTCATTCAAAAAACCTATGCGCCGGGCACGACGCAACAAACCTTACAGGCGCTTTATGCCTATGAAGAATACGCTGCCCATCAACTGCCTGGGCTCTTTATTCCATGGAATGCCACGATTCTGGTTCACTCCAAGTCGCTTACCCACGTCGTTCAAAGCTTTAACCCCGTCGGCGGCATCTTTTCTCCCAACTACTGGACGTGGCAACCCTAA